Proteins encoded by one window of Aphidius gifuensis isolate YNYX2018 linkage group LG2, ASM1490517v1, whole genome shotgun sequence:
- the LOC122848469 gene encoding vacuolar ATPase assembly integral membrane protein VMA21 homolog yields the protein MEQIKELSEYQVFKTVLKHSLLIIIMPILSFFCSKTFLLDGLFGMSPTSSNVYAAVIAIIVLHAALGAFIYKAYFTGKKVPAKKD from the exons atggagcAAATCAAA gAGTTGTCAGAGTATCAAGTGTTCAAAACAGTTCTTAAACACTCATTGCTCATTATTATAATgccaatattatcatttttctgCTCAAAAACATTCCTCCTAGATG GTTTATTTGGTATGAGTCCAACATCAAGTAACGTGTATGCAGCTGTCATTGCAATAATTGTACTTCATGCTGCATTAGGTGCATTTATATACAAAGCATACTTTACTGGTAAAAAAGTACCAGcaaaaaaagattaa
- the LOC122848362 gene encoding cytosolic 10-formyltetrahydrofolate dehydrogenase isoform X1 — protein sequence MLAARFLSSCQPKRYFAINASAMAQLKVAIIGQSNFAAEVYKLLKQNGHKITGVFTIPDKLNREDSLAATAKADNTPVFKIKAWRSKGVPIPEILDLYKSIEVDLNVLPYCTQFIPMEVIDHPKYKSICYHPSILPRHRGASAISWTLFEGDKEAGFTIFWADDGLDTGPILLQKSCPVNENDTLDSLYNNFLYPEGIKSMSEAVNLVAAGTAPKIIQPIEGATYDPMLNKKELQKIDWTKTAEQVHNFIRGLDSTPGAWTMINNEEVRLYGSKIWESDEPDDIDLTVDIDGRQGFIHDDGLLIKTIDNKYINIDKIKIGNKTMNAMKYGKDDDTINVEFNETELAQVELMKLMWKNILNIDINNDTDFFASGGGSMDVVRLVEEIKDVFNINIQNTDVFMAPVFIEFASIVILAGRGTTDAGIEVKYDAIEVRANNIDLKFPHQLFINGKFVNGHGKPIPTIDPHDEHVICHVECATVEDVDKAVKAAKKAFEDGEWSKISARERGNLLYKLADLMEKNKEELATLESIDSGAVYTLALKTHIGMSIETWRYYAGWCDKIQGSTIPISHARPNRNFTYTKKEPIGVCGLVTPWNYPLMMLSWKMAACLAAGNTVVMKPAQASPLTALKFAELAVKAGIPPGVINIVPGNGSVTGMAIVSHPLIRKLGFTGSTEIGQTIMKTCADSNLKKVSLELGGKSPLVIFDDADIQQAVRLGMGSVFFNKGENCIAAGRLFVEETIHDDFVKRVVEEVKKITIGNPLDRKTSHGPQNHKNHLDKLLEFVDMGIKEGATLVYGGKRLDRPGYYFEPTIFTNVKDNMWIAKEESFGPIMIISKFSSKDIDGLIKRANSTEFGLASGVLTKDISRALKFAEKIDAGTVFINTYNKTDVAAPFGGFKQSGFGKDLGQEALNEYLKTKTVTIEY from the exons ATGCTAGCTGCAAGATTTCTATCATCGTGTCAACCAAAACGTTACTTTGCCATCAACGCA tcAGCAATGGCACAGCTCAAGGTTGCTATTATTGGACAAAGTAATTTTGCTGCTGAAGTTTATAAATTACTCAAGCAAAATGGACATAAAATAACTGGTGTATTCACAATTCctgataaattaaatcgtgAAGATTCATTAG ctGCAACAGCAAAGGCTGATAATACTCCTGTCTTCAAGATCAAAGCATGGCGAAGCAAAGGTGTACCAATACCTGAAATTCTTGATTTGTATAAAAGCATAGAAGTTGATCTCAATGTGCTACCTTATTGTACCCAATTTATACCAATGGAAGTTATTGATCATCCAAAATACAAAAGTATTTGTTATCATCCTTCAATATTGCCAAGACATCGTGGTGCAAGTGCCATAAGTTG gACTCTATTTGAAGGTGATAAAGAAGCTggttttacaatattttggGCTGATGATGGACTTGATACTGGACCAATTTTACTACAAAAATCATGTCCagttaatgaaaatgatacaTTAGAtagtttgtataataattttttgtatccaGAAGGTATTAAATCAATGAGTGAAGCAGTTAATCTTGTTGCTGCTGGCACAGCACCAAAAATAATACAGCCAATTGAAGGAGCAACATATGATccaatgttgaataaaaaagaattacaaaaaattgattggaCAAAAACAGCTGAACAagtacataattttattcgtGGTCTTGATAGTACACCAGGTGCATGGACAATGATCAACAATGAAGAAGTACGTTTATATGGCTCAAAAATTTGGGAGTCAGATGAACCTGATGACATTGATTTGACTGTTGATATTGATGGAAGACAAGGATTCATTCATGATGatggtttattaataaaaacaattgataataaatatattaatattgataaaataaaaattggtaataaaacaatgaatgCAATGAAATATGGCAAAGATGATGATACAattaatgttgaatttaatgaaaCTGAATTGGCACAAGttgaattaatgaaattaatgtggaaaaatattttaaatattgatattaataatgatactgATTTTTTTGCTAGTGGAGGTGGTAGTATGGATGTTGTACGACttgttgaagaaataaaagatgtatttaatataaatatacaaaatactgATGTATTTATGGCACcagtatttattgaatttgcATCAATTGTTATTCTTGCTGGTCGAGGTACAACTGATGCTGGTATAGAAGTAAAATATGATGCAATTGAAGTACgtgcaaataatattgatcTTAAATTTcctcatcaattatttataaatggtaAATTTGTAAATGGACATGGTAAACCAATACCAACAATTGATCCACATGATGAGCATGTTATATGTCATGTTGAATGTGCAACAGTTGAAGATGTTGATAAAGCTGTTAAAGCAGCTAAAAAAGCATTTGAAGATGGTGAATGGAGTAAAATAAGTGCACGTGAACgtggtaatttattatataaattggctgatttaatggaaaaaaataaagaagaattAGCAACATTAGAAAGTATTGATTCAGGTGCTGTTTATACATTGGCATTAAAAACTCATATTGGTATGTCTATTGAAACATGGAGATATTATGCTGGTTGGTGTGATAAAATACAAGGTTCAACAATACCAATATCACATGCACGTCCAAATCGTAATTTTACATATACTAAAAAAGAACCAATTGGTGTATGTGGTCTTGTAACACCATGGAATTATCCATTAATGATGTTATCATGGAAAATGGCAGCATGTTTAGCTGCTGGTAATACTGTTGTTATGAAACCAGCTCAAGCATCACCATTAACTGCACTTAAATTTGCTGAATTAGCAGTTAAAGCTGGTATACCACCAggtgttattaatattgtacCTGGTAATGGAAGTGTAACTGGTATGGCTATTGTTAGTCATCCATTAATACGTAAACTTGGTTTTACTGGTTCAACTGAAATTGGACAAACAATTATGAAAACTTGTGCtgatagtaatttaaaaaaagtatcacTTGAACTTGGTGGTAAAAGTCCGCTggttatatttgatgatgctGATATACAACAAGCTGTTAGACTTGGTATGGGtagtgtattttttaataaaggaGAAAATTGTATTGCAGCTGGACGTTTATTTGTTGAAGAAACAATACATGATGATTTTGTAAAACGTGTTGTTgaagaagttaaaaaaataacaattggtAATCCATTGGATAGAAAAACATCACATGGACcacaaaatcataaaaatcatcTTGATAAATTACTTGAATTTGTTGATATGGGAATAAAAGAAGGTGCAACTTTAGTTTATGGTGGTAAACGTCTTGATAGACCAGGTTATTATTTTGAACCaacaatatttacaaatgtCAAAGACAACATGTGGATTGCCAAGGAAGAATCATTTGGACCAATTATGATTATatctaaattttcatcaaaagaCATTGATGGTTTAATTAAACGTGCAAATAGCACAGAATTTGGTCTTGCATCTGGTGTATTAACAAAAGACATTAGTCGTGCACTTAAATTtgctgaaaaaattgatgcaGGAacagtttttattaatacatacAATAAAACAGATGTTGCTGCACCATTTGGAGGATTTAAACAATCTGGATTTGGTAAAGATCTTGGACAAGAGGCACTCAATGAGtatctaaaaacaaaaacagtcactattgaatattaa
- the LOC122848362 gene encoding cytosolic 10-formyltetrahydrofolate dehydrogenase isoform X2, producing the protein MAQLKVAIIGQSNFAAEVYKLLKQNGHKITGVFTIPDKLNREDSLAATAKADNTPVFKIKAWRSKGVPIPEILDLYKSIEVDLNVLPYCTQFIPMEVIDHPKYKSICYHPSILPRHRGASAISWTLFEGDKEAGFTIFWADDGLDTGPILLQKSCPVNENDTLDSLYNNFLYPEGIKSMSEAVNLVAAGTAPKIIQPIEGATYDPMLNKKELQKIDWTKTAEQVHNFIRGLDSTPGAWTMINNEEVRLYGSKIWESDEPDDIDLTVDIDGRQGFIHDDGLLIKTIDNKYINIDKIKIGNKTMNAMKYGKDDDTINVEFNETELAQVELMKLMWKNILNIDINNDTDFFASGGGSMDVVRLVEEIKDVFNINIQNTDVFMAPVFIEFASIVILAGRGTTDAGIEVKYDAIEVRANNIDLKFPHQLFINGKFVNGHGKPIPTIDPHDEHVICHVECATVEDVDKAVKAAKKAFEDGEWSKISARERGNLLYKLADLMEKNKEELATLESIDSGAVYTLALKTHIGMSIETWRYYAGWCDKIQGSTIPISHARPNRNFTYTKKEPIGVCGLVTPWNYPLMMLSWKMAACLAAGNTVVMKPAQASPLTALKFAELAVKAGIPPGVINIVPGNGSVTGMAIVSHPLIRKLGFTGSTEIGQTIMKTCADSNLKKVSLELGGKSPLVIFDDADIQQAVRLGMGSVFFNKGENCIAAGRLFVEETIHDDFVKRVVEEVKKITIGNPLDRKTSHGPQNHKNHLDKLLEFVDMGIKEGATLVYGGKRLDRPGYYFEPTIFTNVKDNMWIAKEESFGPIMIISKFSSKDIDGLIKRANSTEFGLASGVLTKDISRALKFAEKIDAGTVFINTYNKTDVAAPFGGFKQSGFGKDLGQEALNEYLKTKTVTIEY; encoded by the exons ATGGCACAGCTCAAGGTTGCTATTATTGGACAAAGTAATTTTGCTGCTGAAGTTTATAAATTACTCAAGCAAAATGGACATAAAATAACTGGTGTATTCACAATTCctgataaattaaatcgtgAAGATTCATTAG ctGCAACAGCAAAGGCTGATAATACTCCTGTCTTCAAGATCAAAGCATGGCGAAGCAAAGGTGTACCAATACCTGAAATTCTTGATTTGTATAAAAGCATAGAAGTTGATCTCAATGTGCTACCTTATTGTACCCAATTTATACCAATGGAAGTTATTGATCATCCAAAATACAAAAGTATTTGTTATCATCCTTCAATATTGCCAAGACATCGTGGTGCAAGTGCCATAAGTTG gACTCTATTTGAAGGTGATAAAGAAGCTggttttacaatattttggGCTGATGATGGACTTGATACTGGACCAATTTTACTACAAAAATCATGTCCagttaatgaaaatgatacaTTAGAtagtttgtataataattttttgtatccaGAAGGTATTAAATCAATGAGTGAAGCAGTTAATCTTGTTGCTGCTGGCACAGCACCAAAAATAATACAGCCAATTGAAGGAGCAACATATGATccaatgttgaataaaaaagaattacaaaaaattgattggaCAAAAACAGCTGAACAagtacataattttattcgtGGTCTTGATAGTACACCAGGTGCATGGACAATGATCAACAATGAAGAAGTACGTTTATATGGCTCAAAAATTTGGGAGTCAGATGAACCTGATGACATTGATTTGACTGTTGATATTGATGGAAGACAAGGATTCATTCATGATGatggtttattaataaaaacaattgataataaatatattaatattgataaaataaaaattggtaataaaacaatgaatgCAATGAAATATGGCAAAGATGATGATACAattaatgttgaatttaatgaaaCTGAATTGGCACAAGttgaattaatgaaattaatgtggaaaaatattttaaatattgatattaataatgatactgATTTTTTTGCTAGTGGAGGTGGTAGTATGGATGTTGTACGACttgttgaagaaataaaagatgtatttaatataaatatacaaaatactgATGTATTTATGGCACcagtatttattgaatttgcATCAATTGTTATTCTTGCTGGTCGAGGTACAACTGATGCTGGTATAGAAGTAAAATATGATGCAATTGAAGTACgtgcaaataatattgatcTTAAATTTcctcatcaattatttataaatggtaAATTTGTAAATGGACATGGTAAACCAATACCAACAATTGATCCACATGATGAGCATGTTATATGTCATGTTGAATGTGCAACAGTTGAAGATGTTGATAAAGCTGTTAAAGCAGCTAAAAAAGCATTTGAAGATGGTGAATGGAGTAAAATAAGTGCACGTGAACgtggtaatttattatataaattggctgatttaatggaaaaaaataaagaagaattAGCAACATTAGAAAGTATTGATTCAGGTGCTGTTTATACATTGGCATTAAAAACTCATATTGGTATGTCTATTGAAACATGGAGATATTATGCTGGTTGGTGTGATAAAATACAAGGTTCAACAATACCAATATCACATGCACGTCCAAATCGTAATTTTACATATACTAAAAAAGAACCAATTGGTGTATGTGGTCTTGTAACACCATGGAATTATCCATTAATGATGTTATCATGGAAAATGGCAGCATGTTTAGCTGCTGGTAATACTGTTGTTATGAAACCAGCTCAAGCATCACCATTAACTGCACTTAAATTTGCTGAATTAGCAGTTAAAGCTGGTATACCACCAggtgttattaatattgtacCTGGTAATGGAAGTGTAACTGGTATGGCTATTGTTAGTCATCCATTAATACGTAAACTTGGTTTTACTGGTTCAACTGAAATTGGACAAACAATTATGAAAACTTGTGCtgatagtaatttaaaaaaagtatcacTTGAACTTGGTGGTAAAAGTCCGCTggttatatttgatgatgctGATATACAACAAGCTGTTAGACTTGGTATGGGtagtgtattttttaataaaggaGAAAATTGTATTGCAGCTGGACGTTTATTTGTTGAAGAAACAATACATGATGATTTTGTAAAACGTGTTGTTgaagaagttaaaaaaataacaattggtAATCCATTGGATAGAAAAACATCACATGGACcacaaaatcataaaaatcatcTTGATAAATTACTTGAATTTGTTGATATGGGAATAAAAGAAGGTGCAACTTTAGTTTATGGTGGTAAACGTCTTGATAGACCAGGTTATTATTTTGAACCaacaatatttacaaatgtCAAAGACAACATGTGGATTGCCAAGGAAGAATCATTTGGACCAATTATGATTATatctaaattttcatcaaaagaCATTGATGGTTTAATTAAACGTGCAAATAGCACAGAATTTGGTCTTGCATCTGGTGTATTAACAAAAGACATTAGTCGTGCACTTAAATTtgctgaaaaaattgatgcaGGAacagtttttattaatacatacAATAAAACAGATGTTGCTGCACCATTTGGAGGATTTAAACAATCTGGATTTGGTAAAGATCTTGGACAAGAGGCACTCAATGAGtatctaaaaacaaaaacagtcactattgaatattaa
- the LOC122848390 gene encoding vanin-like protein 3, with product MISIGISYLCIVGVIFSARITLQASTPASPFYIGAAVEYHPVTTGGNGTFIANKNAQNYVKFLKTASEKDVDIIVFPENGLTSGEPDPPGGAAGLIAKSSYIPDPRESKVPCHDASSTVMQAVKDISCAAHRYGLYVVINIIEKVKCTGERCGANKDTHDFYNTNIVFDRAGTIIARYRKYNLFDEKFMNKTSRPELSIFKTDFNVTFGQFICFDILYETPALQLLREKKITDIIYSSHWFSELPFLTSSQIQTSWSFANNVNFLSSGLNSPSSGSGGSGIYAGKEGLLGRVWSEKRTNAIVISKISKVVNSRRSQPSNPIDTSTIHYSQNEITTINGTEPVTQQKLLKDDLAPYKTSVFKPNNGTQNLLLCDDDFCCNFTTKTSHNDALIKDANAKYYRYRFAVFKGVRGYGKKATAGVEVCGLIACTNDNQNSCNERFDINTIVIQPTIFNSIKITGNFTIGLNILRLPVSLTNDLQPLNTPDYSFIYGHINKTHASLKYTLTKPHGDLMTFAIYGRNFTADGQPKTSTSTIAQSSFYLMAIIAIGGLFINHNYV from the exons ATGATTTCGATTGGAATTTCTTATCTTTGCATCGTTGGGGTGATTTTCTCAGCGAGGATAACTCTCCag gcCTCGACACCAGCTTCACCTTTCTATATCGGTGCAGCAGTTGAATATCATCCCGTTACAACTGGGGGAAATGGTACCtttattgcaaataaaaatgcgCAGAATtacgttaaatttttaaagacaGCAAGTGAAAAA gatgttgatattattgtttttcctGAAAATGGTTTGACAAGTGGTGAACCAGATCCACCGGGTGGTGCTGCTGGTTTAATAGCCAAAAGTTCATATATTCCAGATCCAAGAGAATCAAAAGTACCATGTCACGATGCTTCATCAACTGTCATGCAg gCGGTGAAGGACATATCATGTGCAGCTCATCGATATGGTCTTTATGttgtgataaatattattgaaaaagtaaaatgtaCTGGTGAACGTTGTGGTGCAAATAAAGATActcatgatttttataatacaaatattgtaTTTGATCGTGCTGGTACAATAATAGCACGTTAtcgtaaatataatttatttgatgaaaaatttatgaataaaacaTCAAGACCAgagttatcaatatttaaaactgaTTTTAATGTAACATTTGGTCAATTTATATGCTTTGATATATTATATGAAACACCAGCATTACAATTattacgtgaaaaaaaaataacagatataatatattcaagtcATTGGTTTTCTGAATTACCATTTTTAACATCAAGCCAAATACAAACATCATGGTCATTTgcaaataatgttaattttttgtcatCTGGTTTAAATTCACCATCAAGTGGTTCTGGTGGTTCTGGTATTTATGCTGGTAAAGAGGGTCTTCTTGGTCGTGTATGGTCAGAAAAACGTACAAATGCAATTGTTATAtctaaaatatcaaaagttgTTAATTCACGTAGATCACAACCATCAAATCCAATTGATACATCAACAATACATTATTcacaaaatgaaataacaacaattaatggTACTGAACCAGTaacacaacaaaaattattaaaagatgatTTAGCACCATATAAAACAAGTGTATTTAAACCAAATAATGGtacacaaaatttattactatgtgatgatgatttttgttgtaattttacAACTAAAACAAGTCATAATGATGCTCTTATCAAAGATGCAAATGCTAAATATTACAg ATATCGATTTGCTGTTTTCAAAGGTGTACGTGGATATGGTAAAAAAGCAACAGCAGGTGTTGAAGTATGTGGTTTAATTGCATGTACAAATGATAATCAAAATAGTTGCAATGAACgttttgatattaatacaATTGTCATTCAaccaacaatatttaattcaattaaaataactgGTAATTTTACAATTGGATTAAATATCCTACGTCTTCCTGTAAGTTTGACAAATGATCTTCAACCATTAAACACACCAGATTATTCATTTATCTATGgacatattaataaaacacatGCAAGTTTAAAATACACATTGACAAAACCACATGGTGATTTAATGACATTTGCTATTTACGGTAGAAATTTTACAGCTGATGGACAACcaaaaacatcaacatcaacaatagctcaatcatcattttatttgatgGCTATTATTGCCATTGGCggtttatttatcaatcataACTACGTGTGA
- the LOC122848392 gene encoding protein Red gives MPDTMDDDMGMSGRLTNDDFRKLLMTPRSSVPSSTPSSSSVPGTARDAAAKTAQTPIIGSGSRAELRRKKKSFYAKLKKQEEDKMAELAEKYRDRARERRDGGPGEFQSEDPMNNTNAYRAVAPDVKSGMDAAERRRQMIQQSKFLGGDMEHTHLVKGLDYALLQKVRSEIEAKETECEQEMEKLVKPKEKPKEEKPKPEKKNDETQFKTKIGRNIHKTIMIMKSKIIERNELFTPGRMAYVIELDDENAEADIPTTLIRSKADVPTIDTTPTLTTNDIVINKLAQILSYLRQGSRGKKTKKTKDGKTRTDDVDNDVPLRKPQDESIYGDIGDYQPNSSKKDTSSVIIRDKKKSSYFDKPEVSIDDDKLNTPQLPAILTAIAGASAGAKKGALLNKLAAEPEGYAECYPGLDEMQDAIDDSDDEVDYTKMDLGNKKGPIGRWDFDTPEEYSDYMNNKEALPKAAFQYGVKTADGRRTRKFNKEKNEKAELDREWQKIQNIMNKRKPSGSAGGGGGGAAGAGDGAPEFKVPRY, from the coding sequence atgccAGACACAATGGATGATGATATGGGAATGTCTGGTCGTTTGACAAATGATGATTTTCGAAAATTACTAATGACACCAAGATCATCAGTACCATCAtcaacaccatcatcatcatcagtaccAGGTACAGCACGTGATGCTGCTGCTAAAACAGCACAAACACCAATTATTGGTAGTGGTAGTCGAGCTGAATtacgtagaaaaaaaaaaagtttttatgcaaaattaaaaaaacaagaagaagATAAAATGGCTGAATTAGCTGAAAAATATCGTGATCGTGCACGTGAACGTAGAGATGGTGGTCCTGGTGAATTTCAATCAGAAGATCCAATGAATAATACAAATGCATATCGTGCTGTTGCACCAGATGTTAAATCAGGTATGGATGCTGCTGAACGTAGACGACAAATGATAcaacaatcaaaatttttggGTGGTGATATGGAACATACACATTTAGTAAAAGGTCTTGATTATGCATTATTACAAAAAGTACGTAGTGAAATTGAAGCTAAAGAAACTGAATGTGAAcaagaaatggaaaaattggtaaaaccaaaagaaaaaccaaaagaagaaaagccaaaaccagaaaaaaaaaatgatgaaacacaatttaaaacaaaaattggacgtaatatacataaaacaataatgattatgaaatcaaaaatcattgaaagaaatgaattatttacacCAGGTAGAATGGCATATGTCATTGAGCTAGATGATGAAAATGCTGAAGCAGATATACCAACAACTTTAATTAGAAGTAAAGCTGATGTGCCAACAATTGATACAACACCAACATTAACAACAAATgacattgttattaataaattagctCAAATATTGTCATACCTGAGACAGGGTAGTCGTGgaaagaaaactaaaaaaacaaaagacgGTAAAACAAGAAcagatgatgttgataatgatgtGCCATTAAGAAAACCACAAGATGAAAGTATTTATGGTGACATTGGTGATTACCAGCCAAATTCATCTAAAAAAGATACATCATCGGTAATAAtacgtgataaaaaaaaatcatcttattttgataaaccagaagtatcaattgatgatgataaattaaatacaccaCAATTACCAGCAATACTAACAGCAATTGCTGGTGCATCAGCAGGAGCTAAAAAAGgtgcattattaaataaacttgcTGCTGAACCAGAAGGTTATGCTGAATGTTATCCGGGTCTTGATGAAATGCAAGATGCAATTGATGATTCAGATGATGAAGTTGATTATACTAAAATGGATTTGGGAAATAAAAAAGGACCAATTGGACGATGGGATTTTGATACACCTGAAGAATACAGtgattatatgaataataaagaaGCATTACCAAAAGCAGCATTTCAATATGGTGTTAAAACAGCTGATGGTAGAAgaacaagaaaatttaataaagaaaaaaatgaaaaagctgAATTAGACAGAGAATggcaaaaaatacaaaatattatgaataaaagaaaaccAAGTGGTAGTGCTGGTGGAGGTGGAGGTGGTGCTGCTGGTGCTGGTGATGGTGCACCTGAATTTAAAGTACcaagatattaa
- the LOC122848396 gene encoding scavenger receptor class B member 1, producing the protein MRVNRGICAKLQGGFLRRWWAAVGAGVLMIIIAAVVAALFPNIMELIINHEVVLKDGGRAYGWWQAPPVTPHMNIYIYNVTNADEFLNNGDKPILQELGPYVYLQKWDKTNITFNENGTVTYNLRKRFYFSEELSAGSEDDLVVVPNVPMLSATTQSRHAARFLRLAMASIMDILKIKPFVEVSIGQLLWGYDDPLLKLAKDVVPKEQKLPYDQFGLFYGKNGTHPDVYTIFTGVDDITKYGMMDRWNGKDGLGHWTTKVCDNILGGDGSIFPPHINKQKVLKVFDKDLCRTLPLVFKEEVMTANDVPGWRFTPPSDVFASVDEKSEQICFCPAGPPCAPSGTFNASACQYESPILLSFPHFYLADPSLREAVIGISPPEAEKHQLFIDIQPLMGTALRARARVQINLAVSQVKDIKQVASFPDIVFPIMWFEDGVDGLPEKMTSLLKLAVEVPPVARVAISIGLGAGGLIVLIGALFCLARAARRQEKLHLSNPLPPGASKKQGNLNHAFHGSEK; encoded by the exons atgaggGTTAACCGTGGAATTTGTGCTAAACTGCAGGGAGGATTTCTCAGGCGATGGT gGGCAGCTGTTGGTGCTGGtgtattaatgataataattgcaGCAGTTGTTGCAGCATTATTTCCAAATATAATggagttaataataaatcatgagGTTGTGTTGAAGGATGGTGGTCGTGCTTATGGATGGTGGCAAGCACCACCAGTTACACcacatatgaatatttatatttacaatgttACAAATGccgatgaatttttaaataacggTGATAAACCAATATTACAAGAACTTGGTCCATATGTTTATCTACAAAAATGggataaaacaaatattacatTCAATGAAAATGGAACAGTTActtataatttaagaaaaagattttatttttctgag gaACTTTCAGCTGGATCTGAAGATGATCTAGTTGTGGTACCAAATGTGCCAATGTTATCAGCGACCACTCAATCACGTCATGCTGCTAGATTTTTGCGTCTTGCAATGGCATCAATAAtggatatattaaaaataaaaccatttGTTGAAGTATCAATTGGACAATTATTATGGGGTTATGATGATCCATTGTTAAAGCTAGCTAAAGATGTTGTACCTAAAGAACAAAAATTACCATATGAtcaatttggtttattttatgGTAAAAATGGTACACATCCAGatgtttatacaatatttactGGTGTTGATGATATTACAAAATATGGTATGATGGATAGATGGAATGGTAAAGATGGTCTTGGACATTGGACAACAAAAGTTTGTGATAATATTCTTGGTGGTGATGGTAGTATATTTCCACCAcatattaacaaacaaaaagtaCTCAAGGTCTTTGACAAGGATCTTTGTAGAACTCTTCCACTTGTGTTCAAG gaagaAGTTATGACTGCAAATGATGTACCTGGTTGGAGATTTACACCACCAAGCGATGTATTTGCAAgtgttgatgaaaaatcagAACAAATTTGTTTCTGTCCAGCTGGTCCACCATGTGCACCATCCGGAACATTTAATGCATCAGCATGTCAATATGAATCTCCAATTTTACTAAGTTTTCCTCACTTTTATTTAg ctGATCCATCACTACGTGAAGCAGTGATTGGTATATCACCACCAGAAGCTGAAaaacatcaattatttattgatattcaaCCATTAATGGGAACAGCATTGAGAGCTAGAGCAAGAGTCCAAATAAATTTAGCTGTTAGTCAAGTGAAGGACATCAAACAAGTTGCCTCATTTCCAGATATTGTTTTTCCCATAATGTGGTTTGAAGac ggTGTAGATGGTCTACCAGAAAAAATGACATCATTATTAAAGCTAGCTGTTGAGGTACCACCTGTTGCAAGAGTTGCAATATCAATTGGTCTTGGTGCTGGTGGACTTATTGTTCTCATTGGTGCACTATTTTGTCTTGCAAGAGCAGCAAGACGTCAAGAAAAACTTCATCTAAGCAATCCATTACCACCTGGTGCATCGAAAAAACAGGGAAATCTTAATCATGCTTTTCATGgctctgaaaaataa